The following are encoded in a window of Rubellicoccus peritrichatus genomic DNA:
- a CDS encoding copper-transporting P-type ATPase: MTYTCPMHPEVEQDHPGECPKCGMDLEPKGPPKATKQKKSLIYTCPMHPEVRQDHPGQCPKCGMDLEPEGVVEEEDDENKEAQVMTRRFYLSLAMALPVLLLDMLPMLGVPLEKVIPESANRWAQSILTSVALFWPGWFLFSRGIKSFLSWNLNMFSLITLGVSAAYIFSVVGLLVPGLFPEQFQHNGMVKVYFESAAVIVALVILGQMLEANARGRTGEALKLLMQQAPDEAWRVSDNGEEEKVAVDALHEGDILRVKPGEKVPVDGEMTEGRSTIDESMITGEPVPVEKTSGDEVTGGTLNSTGSFLMRASKVGDDTMLSQIVNMVANAQRSRAPIQKVADKVAGIFVPLVMIAAIISFVCWMIWGGDQRLSYAILNAVSVLIIACPCALGLATPISIMVGVGRGAGEGVLVKNAESLERLEKVDVLCVDKTGTLTEGKPSLTDVTISNGMSEDEFLSLAASLEQSSEHPLATAIVNAAKDRGLSLKKVDDFESVTGGGVRGKIDGKSILVGKRALLEDAQIEVASNVIEQVEAKQEKGQTVMWVSIDGKMAGTLSVSDPIKETSQAAVRELHALGLKIIMLTGDNAGTAKHVANELGIDDFKAEVKPEEKIEKVKSLKAEGKRVAMAGDGINDAPALAEADVGVAMGTGTDVAMESAGITLVKGDLRGIAKAVRLSRGIMGNIRQNLFFAFIYNGVGVPIAAGILYPFFHMLLHPMFAALAMSLSSVSVILNALRLKRFKME; encoded by the coding sequence ATGACCTACACTTGCCCGATGCATCCAGAGGTAGAACAGGACCATCCTGGTGAATGCCCGAAATGTGGTATGGACCTTGAGCCCAAAGGCCCGCCGAAGGCCACAAAACAGAAAAAAAGCCTGATTTACACCTGTCCAATGCACCCAGAGGTTCGTCAGGACCATCCTGGACAATGTCCGAAATGCGGCATGGATCTGGAACCAGAGGGGGTCGTCGAGGAAGAAGACGATGAAAACAAAGAAGCGCAGGTCATGACTCGCCGGTTTTATCTGTCACTGGCTATGGCGCTTCCAGTGCTATTGCTCGATATGCTACCAATGCTTGGGGTTCCACTGGAGAAAGTTATCCCCGAATCAGCCAATCGATGGGCTCAGTCCATCCTCACTAGCGTCGCTCTTTTCTGGCCCGGATGGTTCCTCTTCTCACGTGGAATCAAATCGTTCCTCTCCTGGAACCTGAACATGTTCTCGTTGATTACCCTAGGCGTAAGTGCGGCCTACATTTTCAGTGTTGTTGGTTTGTTGGTACCCGGATTGTTTCCGGAGCAGTTCCAGCACAATGGCATGGTCAAGGTCTACTTCGAGTCTGCCGCCGTCATCGTTGCCCTTGTCATATTAGGGCAAATGCTTGAAGCCAATGCACGAGGCCGAACCGGAGAAGCGCTGAAACTACTGATGCAGCAAGCTCCCGACGAAGCATGGCGTGTCTCTGATAATGGTGAGGAAGAAAAAGTCGCAGTCGATGCGTTGCACGAAGGTGATATCCTCCGCGTCAAGCCTGGTGAAAAAGTTCCAGTGGACGGAGAGATGACAGAGGGCCGCAGTACGATTGACGAATCCATGATCACAGGAGAGCCGGTGCCAGTTGAGAAAACATCCGGCGACGAAGTCACAGGCGGAACCCTGAATTCAACGGGCAGCTTTCTGATGCGAGCAAGCAAAGTCGGCGATGACACTATGCTCTCTCAAATTGTCAATATGGTGGCTAATGCCCAACGAAGCCGAGCCCCGATCCAAAAAGTCGCGGACAAGGTCGCAGGTATTTTTGTCCCGCTGGTTATGATTGCGGCAATCATTTCTTTTGTCTGCTGGATGATCTGGGGTGGCGACCAACGTCTATCGTATGCCATTCTCAATGCGGTTTCCGTTTTGATCATCGCATGTCCCTGTGCCCTTGGGCTGGCAACGCCTATTTCAATCATGGTTGGGGTTGGTCGAGGAGCAGGCGAAGGTGTTTTGGTCAAAAACGCTGAGAGCCTGGAGCGACTGGAGAAAGTCGATGTCCTTTGCGTGGACAAGACAGGAACCTTGACCGAAGGAAAGCCGAGCCTTACCGATGTGACAATCAGCAATGGAATGTCGGAGGATGAGTTTCTTTCACTCGCCGCTTCCCTTGAGCAATCGAGTGAACACCCACTGGCAACAGCAATCGTCAATGCAGCGAAAGATCGCGGACTTTCGCTTAAAAAAGTCGATGACTTTGAATCGGTGACCGGAGGTGGTGTCCGCGGCAAGATTGACGGAAAATCAATTCTGGTTGGTAAGCGTGCGCTGCTTGAAGATGCCCAAATCGAAGTCGCATCAAACGTCATTGAGCAAGTGGAGGCCAAACAGGAAAAAGGGCAAACCGTCATGTGGGTATCAATCGATGGCAAAATGGCGGGAACGCTCTCGGTCTCAGATCCAATCAAGGAAACTTCTCAAGCTGCAGTGCGCGAGCTACATGCACTTGGTTTGAAAATCATCATGCTGACAGGCGATAATGCGGGGACAGCCAAACACGTTGCCAACGAGCTGGGCATTGATGACTTCAAGGCCGAAGTGAAGCCTGAAGAGAAAATCGAAAAGGTAAAATCTCTCAAAGCAGAAGGAAAACGTGTCGCCATGGCCGGAGATGGTATCAACGACGCACCCGCATTGGCCGAAGCCGACGTCGGCGTCGCCATGGGCACCGGTACCGACGTGGCGATGGAGAGTGCGGGCATCACCTTGGTGAAAGGCGACCTTCGCGGCATCGCCAAAGCGGTTCGCTTGAGTCGCGGCATAATGGGCAACATACGGCAAAATCTGTTCTTCGCCTTTATCTACAATGGGGTTGGAGTGCCAATCGCAGCAGGTATCCTCTACCCTTTCTTCCACATGTTACTGCACCCGATGTTTGCCGCTCTGGCTATGAGCCTTAGCTCTGTATCTGTGATCTTGAACGCGCTCAGGCTGAAGCGTTTCAAGATGGAATAG
- a CDS encoding GspE/PulE family protein: MPTAHSPTPLPQNTGQETVTKPKVLDLEQIKFDPHWALQTPPSVMIRRRILPLVELDGKLHVAVEKTLDPASAKLLQRLSGFTPVPVIATAESIRSLQTRLFGNLRSASGQDRPIIESSSTRTTGRDGNSEEAISVCDQLLKTGLIRGASDIHFNVQRDGSVQVRLRIDGVLSEEFVLPETLHLALFNRLKVLGGLDISEKRASQDGSFAFEPGGILPRAEIRMATIPARHGERITLRLLIREDNGLTLDRLGFSEQHREQFSRAINLSHGMILITGPTGSGKSTTLYAAIKHLLAQKTVNVMTVEDPVEYEIDGVTQTEVDARREKVSFASSLRSILRHDPDVVMLGEIRDRETAELAVRAALTGHLVLSTLHTNTAVGAVTRLLDLGVDRFLIATVLRLVAAQRLVRELCPHCCTQDRITEAEAMLLHQLNLEGEPCRRANGCLHCAGKGFVGRSGLFEVFPIGRDESHLIGNASSVDSLESQLTELRDSKGNPSLMANGMQQVNTGKTTIEEVIKATADFV, translated from the coding sequence ATGCCGACAGCCCATAGTCCCACTCCGCTGCCTCAAAATACAGGTCAGGAAACCGTTACTAAACCCAAAGTCTTGGATTTGGAACAGATCAAGTTTGATCCACATTGGGCGCTTCAGACACCTCCAAGCGTAATGATTCGCAGGCGTATCCTTCCATTGGTCGAGCTTGACGGTAAACTGCATGTCGCCGTCGAAAAGACCCTGGACCCTGCTTCGGCAAAATTATTGCAGCGCCTTTCCGGCTTTACACCGGTACCAGTGATTGCCACAGCGGAGTCTATTCGTTCGCTACAAACTCGGCTATTTGGAAATCTGCGCTCTGCCAGTGGGCAAGACCGTCCCATAATTGAATCTTCATCAACCAGAACAACCGGACGGGACGGTAACTCTGAGGAAGCAATTAGCGTGTGCGATCAACTGCTCAAGACAGGGCTGATACGCGGTGCTTCCGATATCCACTTCAATGTTCAACGGGACGGTTCGGTGCAAGTACGACTCCGGATCGATGGTGTTTTGAGTGAAGAGTTCGTCTTACCAGAGACGCTTCACTTGGCATTGTTCAATCGCCTAAAGGTTCTTGGCGGCTTGGACATCTCGGAGAAGCGCGCTTCCCAAGACGGCTCATTTGCCTTCGAGCCGGGAGGGATTTTACCAAGAGCTGAGATTCGCATGGCCACAATTCCGGCGAGGCACGGTGAACGCATTACCCTAAGACTACTCATCAGGGAAGACAATGGTCTCACGTTGGACCGACTCGGTTTTTCGGAACAACACCGTGAACAGTTCTCACGGGCGATCAATCTCTCACACGGCATGATTCTAATAACCGGCCCAACCGGAAGTGGCAAAAGCACAACCTTGTATGCCGCCATTAAGCATCTGTTGGCTCAGAAAACTGTAAATGTGATGACAGTTGAAGATCCGGTTGAATATGAAATCGATGGCGTGACCCAAACCGAGGTCGACGCGAGACGCGAGAAAGTGTCCTTTGCCTCTTCGCTTCGCAGTATCCTGCGTCATGACCCGGACGTTGTCATGCTGGGAGAAATTCGTGATCGCGAAACTGCTGAGCTGGCCGTACGCGCTGCACTTACCGGGCACCTTGTTCTTAGTACGCTTCATACCAATACAGCCGTCGGCGCTGTCACACGATTACTCGACCTGGGAGTGGATCGCTTCCTCATTGCTACTGTGCTTCGTCTCGTTGCCGCACAAAGACTTGTCCGTGAACTATGTCCACATTGCTGCACTCAAGATAGGATCACTGAGGCGGAGGCCATGCTATTACATCAACTCAATTTGGAAGGGGAACCATGTCGGCGTGCAAACGGCTGCCTCCACTGCGCAGGCAAAGGATTTGTCGGCCGATCTGGACTGTTTGAAGTCTTCCCGATTGGGAGGGATGAATCTCATTTGATCGGGAATGCTTCGAGTGTGGATTCGCTGGAAAGTCAACTGACCGAACTTCGGGATTCCAAAGGCAATCCCTCTTTGATGGCCAATGGTATGCAACAGGTAAACACCGGAAAAACAACGATAGAAGAGGTTATTAAAGCGACTGCAGATTTTGTCTAA
- a CDS encoding type II secretion system F family protein, which produces MSQFFYTSSLPTGERRQGVIEAESIDAARWLLLEKGLRPEQLQAATQSQTQQNAQGKTGLLSELDPRNWGRVKSVHIELTLRQLSVMLRSGLNLLSAIDTIIELPPSRAVRRCYLDIREKVESGSSLADAISEHKGFPKSVVAMVGLGEESGNLDVVMRRSAESMESIRQNRNAMITALFYPTFTLLFALGICVYMIVAVIPPMKQALDALGRPLPAMTQSLLDLSELVVTYGPHFFVVLVTIVIAFTFVWLWPPGRLGIDRILLRLPLIGTILRCGGTALFARSMATLLESGIRLVEGLRILSRIHGNLYFAQVVDSARNRVLEGGTLADSLGRGNAYTPMMIKMVGVGESSGNLVETLENVADFHDERLQTLIKQLSAMIEPAIVLIVGGLVGYIYIAFFVGLYGAM; this is translated from the coding sequence ATGAGCCAGTTTTTTTACACATCCAGCTTGCCTACAGGCGAACGCAGACAAGGAGTCATCGAAGCCGAAAGCATTGACGCCGCACGGTGGTTGCTACTCGAAAAAGGCCTGCGGCCGGAGCAACTACAAGCGGCCACGCAAAGCCAGACCCAACAGAACGCTCAAGGAAAAACTGGCCTTCTCAGTGAACTGGACCCACGTAACTGGGGCCGGGTTAAATCCGTGCATATTGAGCTAACCTTGCGTCAGCTTTCCGTCATGTTACGCAGTGGTTTGAATCTTTTGTCCGCCATTGACACCATCATTGAGTTACCTCCCTCCCGGGCAGTTCGCCGGTGCTATCTCGATATCAGAGAGAAAGTGGAGAGTGGTAGTTCTTTGGCTGATGCGATTTCAGAACACAAAGGCTTTCCTAAATCGGTCGTCGCCATGGTTGGACTGGGTGAAGAGAGCGGCAACCTGGATGTCGTTATGCGACGCTCCGCAGAGTCCATGGAGAGCATAAGGCAAAATCGTAATGCCATGATTACGGCATTATTCTACCCAACGTTCACGCTCCTGTTTGCGCTCGGTATCTGCGTTTACATGATTGTCGCGGTAATCCCCCCAATGAAACAAGCGCTTGATGCACTTGGGCGGCCCCTACCTGCAATGACGCAATCACTACTCGACCTGTCCGAATTAGTTGTCACTTACGGCCCACACTTTTTCGTTGTCTTAGTGACCATCGTCATTGCTTTTACTTTTGTCTGGCTATGGCCACCTGGGCGGTTGGGGATCGACCGTATTTTGCTGCGCTTACCCCTTATTGGAACGATTCTTCGGTGCGGTGGAACAGCTCTGTTCGCTCGTTCGATGGCTACACTTCTGGAAAGCGGAATACGGCTGGTTGAAGGTCTCCGCATTCTATCAAGAATACATGGAAATCTATATTTTGCTCAAGTGGTTGACTCAGCACGCAATCGCGTACTTGAGGGAGGGACACTCGCAGACAGTCTGGGTCGTGGTAATGCCTATACTCCAATGATGATTAAGATGGTTGGTGTTGGAGAATCCTCGGGCAACCTTGTCGAAACGCTCGAAAACGTAGCCGACTTCCATGACGAGCGACTGCAAACACTCATCAAACAACTCAGCGCGATGATTGAGCCTGCCATTGTTCTCATCGTAGGAGGACTTGTTGGCTACATTTACATTGCTTTCTTTGTCGGTCTATACGGCGCCATGTAA
- a CDS encoding PilT/PilU family type 4a pilus ATPase encodes MMHTDSNCSDGCYLEELLTTLFDSGGSDLHIAPDHRPLFRIDGRLQASDAFPTNISAEQVEAFANKLLGDDALPATQDSGSVDGAVSLSEDKRFRYNIYQRLPGFAIAIRRLESRFRSLGELGLPASLLNWCDLSDGLVLVAGPTGSGKSTTLATFIDHINRSRAAHIITIEDPVEYLHISHKGRIDQRQIGTHAPDFQAALISSLRQDPDVILVGEIRERETIRTALTAAETGHLVFATVHAPDCAGAIQRISSVFPADEQTGILRQLSMNLRGVLTQHLVPSDGPAAVKPGRGMGKRPRVAISEVLQITPAAANLIARGQFQNLYSFMETGSKYGMQTLEECLLKWVRSGFLQRSTALACTRNPKVLEQRFERELSHSHVASINNGNRPHRRLKN; translated from the coding sequence ATGATGCACACCGACTCAAACTGCAGCGATGGCTGTTATCTGGAGGAACTACTCACTACCTTGTTCGATTCCGGCGGATCCGATTTGCATATTGCACCTGACCATAGGCCTCTCTTTCGAATAGATGGTCGTTTACAAGCCTCGGATGCATTTCCCACGAACATTAGCGCAGAACAAGTCGAGGCCTTCGCTAACAAACTGCTGGGCGACGACGCACTTCCTGCCACGCAGGACTCTGGTTCTGTGGATGGAGCGGTAAGCCTGTCTGAAGACAAGCGTTTTCGATACAACATCTACCAGCGCTTGCCAGGTTTCGCGATTGCCATTCGCCGGCTTGAAAGTCGTTTCCGTAGTTTGGGTGAACTCGGGCTGCCAGCCAGCTTACTGAATTGGTGTGACTTATCGGATGGACTGGTTTTAGTGGCCGGGCCGACAGGTTCTGGTAAGAGTACCACACTGGCGACTTTTATCGATCACATAAACCGATCTCGTGCCGCACATATCATTACGATTGAAGACCCTGTCGAATACTTACACATCTCTCATAAGGGCCGTATCGACCAACGTCAGATTGGCACACATGCACCCGATTTCCAGGCGGCTCTTATCTCCAGCCTGCGCCAGGACCCGGACGTAATTCTCGTTGGGGAAATCCGTGAGCGTGAAACAATCCGAACTGCCTTAACCGCAGCCGAGACGGGGCACTTGGTCTTTGCAACGGTTCACGCGCCCGATTGTGCCGGAGCAATCCAGCGTATATCGTCCGTTTTTCCAGCGGACGAGCAGACCGGAATACTTCGGCAATTGAGCATGAATCTACGAGGTGTCCTTACCCAGCACTTGGTTCCATCGGATGGTCCGGCGGCTGTAAAACCTGGACGAGGCATGGGTAAACGACCTCGGGTCGCAATCAGCGAAGTGCTCCAGATCACACCTGCCGCAGCGAACCTGATCGCCCGAGGCCAGTTCCAAAACCTGTATTCTTTTATGGAAACAGGTTCAAAATACGGAATGCAAACTCTTGAGGAGTGCTTGCTCAAGTGGGTCAGGAGTGGATTCCTTCAGCGTTCGACAGCACTTGCCTGCACTCGAAACCCAAAAGTCCTGGAGCAACGTTTTGAGCGGGAATTGAGTCACTCGCATGTTGCTTCAATTAACAACGGTAATCGACCACATCGACGACTAAAGAACTGA